One segment of Corynebacterium caspium DSM 44850 DNA contains the following:
- the tgt gene encoding tRNA guanosine(34) transglycosylase Tgt yields the protein MTTFELGTRLELKDKRSNGRTGVIHTPHGDIATPAFIPVATKATVKTLTPEQIRETGAQAILSNAYHLYLQPGHDIVDEAGGVAAFENWHGPTYTDSGGFQVMSLGVGFKKVLAMDTAGWEEKDIRATKRKRIAHVDEDGVNFRSVINGSKHRFTPEISMQIQHGLGADIMFAFDELTTLVDTREYQEDSVKRTHRWAQRCLDEHDRLTRLRADKPLQSLWGVVQGAQYEDLRRQAARGLVEISDAAEAAGKRGFGGFGIGGALEKENLGTIVSWVTDELPESKPRHLLGISEPDDLFAAIEAGADTFDCVAPTRLGRRGGVYTLDGRLSLKNARFKRDFTPVDAELGGYVSENYTRAYLHHLIKAKEFLAGTLCTMHNLYFMITLVDRVRAAIAAGDYEAFRDEFMGRYYAKSLPKA from the coding sequence ATGACCACCTTCGAACTTGGCACTCGCCTGGAATTAAAAGATAAGCGCAGCAATGGGCGCACAGGCGTGATCCACACCCCGCACGGGGATATTGCCACCCCGGCTTTCATCCCGGTGGCCACTAAGGCAACAGTAAAAACCCTCACCCCGGAACAAATCCGCGAAACTGGGGCCCAAGCAATTCTTTCCAATGCTTATCACCTCTACCTGCAGCCCGGCCACGATATTGTGGACGAAGCCGGGGGAGTGGCCGCCTTTGAAAATTGGCATGGCCCCACCTATACCGATTCTGGTGGTTTCCAGGTAATGAGCTTAGGTGTGGGCTTTAAAAAAGTTTTGGCCATGGATACTGCTGGGTGGGAAGAAAAAGATATTCGCGCCACCAAACGTAAACGTATTGCCCATGTGGATGAAGACGGAGTGAATTTCCGCAGCGTAATTAATGGCTCCAAGCATCGTTTTACCCCAGAAATTTCGATGCAAATCCAGCATGGTTTGGGCGCCGATATTATGTTTGCCTTTGATGAGCTCACTACCTTGGTAGATACTCGCGAATACCAGGAAGATTCAGTAAAACGCACGCATCGGTGGGCACAGCGCTGCCTGGATGAACATGATCGCCTCACTAGGTTGCGCGCAGATAAGCCACTGCAATCGCTGTGGGGAGTAGTACAAGGCGCCCAATATGAGGATTTAAGACGCCAAGCTGCCCGCGGTTTGGTAGAAATTTCTGATGCTGCCGAGGCTGCTGGGAAGCGTGGTTTCGGAGGTTTTGGTATTGGTGGGGCGCTAGAAAAAGAAAATTTGGGCACCATCGTAAGCTGGGTTACAGATGAACTTCCCGAATCTAAACCACGGCATTTGCTGGGGATTTCTGAACCAGATGATCTTTTTGCCGCCATTGAAGCCGGGGCCGATACCTTCGACTGTGTGGCTCCTACCCGCTTAGGTCGCCGTGGTGGCGTGTACACCCTAGATGGTCGGCTGAGCCTAAAAAATGCGCGCTTTAAGCGTGATTTCACCCCTGTGGATGCCGAACTTGGCGGGTATGTTTCGGAAAACTATACCCGCGCTTACCTGCATCATTTGATTAAAGCTAAAGAATTTTTGGCCGGCACTTTATGCACTATGCATAATTTATATTTCATGATCACCTTGGTTGATCGAGTGCGTGCCGCTATTGCCGCCGGAGATTATGAAGCTTTCCGGGATGAATTTATGGGACGTTATTACGCCAAGAGCTTACCCAAAGCTTAG
- a CDS encoding queuosine precursor transporter, with protein sequence MGVNTESESPKSGRATFVPVQRSLYPMLVALFVVVFIISNITATKGVQIGPLVTDGAFFLFPVAYILGDVLSECFGFRAARQAIYIGFGAMLLAIFSFLIAIALPAADFYPNQHEFATTLGVVPQIVLASLSGYLVGQLLNSWTLIKIKERTGEKSLWARLLGSTVIGELGDTILFCLIAASVIGISTTADALNYIAVGFVWKVSLEVVLLPVTYVVISWVKKRENYA encoded by the coding sequence ATGGGGGTGAATACTGAATCTGAGAGCCCAAAGTCTGGGCGCGCCACTTTCGTCCCTGTGCAGCGATCTCTGTACCCGATGTTAGTGGCACTATTTGTAGTTGTTTTTATTATTTCCAATATCACCGCAACCAAGGGTGTGCAGATCGGCCCCCTGGTTACTGATGGCGCTTTTTTCCTCTTCCCGGTGGCCTATATTTTAGGTGATGTCCTTTCGGAATGTTTCGGTTTCCGGGCGGCTCGCCAAGCTATCTATATTGGTTTTGGGGCGATGCTGCTAGCTATTTTTAGCTTTCTGATAGCTATTGCACTGCCCGCGGCTGATTTCTACCCCAACCAGCACGAATTTGCCACCACTTTAGGGGTAGTGCCCCAAATTGTGCTCGCTTCACTTAGCGGATATTTGGTAGGCCAGCTGCTAAATTCCTGGACGCTAATCAAAATTAAAGAACGCACCGGGGAAAAATCCCTGTGGGCTAGGCTTTTAGGCTCCACCGTCATTGGGGAGCTTGGCGATACTATCCTCTTTTGCCTAATTGCGGCCTCAGTAATTGGGATCAGCACCACCGCAGATGCGCTGAACTATATTGCGGTGGGCTTCGTGTGGAAAGTCAGCCTTGAAGTGGTACTGCTCCCAGTTACTTATGTGGTTATCTCCTGGGTGAAAAAACGCGAAAATTATGCCTAA
- the gluQRS gene encoding tRNA glutamyl-Q(34) synthetase GluQRS, translating into MILGVHMPAGRYAPSPSGDLHVGNLRTALLAWLGARSSGRKFVLRIEDIDAQRSRPQYAAQQLADLGALGLDWDGEVLWQSTRFAAYQAALEKLPHYECYCSRRDIQEAARAPHIQPGRYPGTCRDLSPTQRAARRAELADAGRLPAIRLRATQTHWEITDALAGQHQGPVDDMVLRRGGKEPGWAYNLAVVVDDNYQGVDQVVRGADLLDSAPSQAYLYYLLGLPTPSYIHVPLVLGPTGKRLAKRDGAVTLRQLHAAGMTTAQVLGLLAASLGYDGGGGEAPAVSGVSGVSAVSGISSAQDLLADFSWERLSTEPWVWGIG; encoded by the coding sequence ATGATTCTAGGAGTACATATGCCCGCGGGCCGATACGCCCCCTCACCCAGTGGTGACCTACACGTGGGAAACCTTCGCACTGCCTTATTAGCCTGGTTGGGGGCGCGCAGTTCGGGCCGGAAATTTGTGCTGCGCATTGAAGATATTGATGCCCAACGTTCCCGCCCGCAGTATGCAGCCCAACAATTAGCGGATTTGGGCGCGCTGGGCTTGGATTGGGATGGGGAAGTCCTGTGGCAATCTACTCGCTTTGCGGCTTACCAAGCAGCCTTAGAAAAATTGCCACATTATGAATGCTATTGTTCCCGCCGCGATATCCAAGAAGCTGCCCGCGCCCCGCATATTCAACCCGGACGCTACCCCGGAACTTGCCGTGATTTAAGCCCCACCCAACGTGCCGCGCGCCGGGCAGAGCTTGCCGATGCCGGACGCCTCCCAGCTATTCGCCTGCGAGCTACGCAAACGCATTGGGAAATTACCGATGCCCTAGCTGGCCAGCACCAAGGCCCAGTAGACGATATGGTTTTGCGTCGTGGCGGCAAAGAACCAGGCTGGGCCTATAATTTGGCCGTGGTAGTAGACGATAACTACCAAGGTGTGGATCAAGTAGTGCGCGGCGCAGACCTGTTAGATTCCGCCCCGAGCCAAGCCTATTTGTACTATTTGCTGGGCTTGCCGACACCTTCCTATATCCATGTGCCCCTAGTGTTAGGACCTACAGGCAAGCGCTTAGCCAAACGCGATGGGGCAGTTACGTTGCGCCAGCTACATGCAGCTGGGATGACAACTGCGCAGGTATTGGGGCTTTTAGCGGCATCGCTGGGCTATGACGGCGGCGGCGGCGAAGCGCCCGCGGTGTCTGGTGTGTCCGGTGTGTCCGCGGTGTCTGGCATTAGCAGTGCGCAGGATTTATTGGCAGATTTTTCCTGGGAGCGTCTATCCACTGAGCCGTGGGTGTGGGGAATTGGCTAA
- a CDS encoding aminotransferase class I/II-fold pyridoxal phosphate-dependent enzyme, whose translation MSLLELSSEERAEITTAVRQAYEDLKAKNLALDLTRGKPSAEQLDISEELLSLPGAGNHTTPSGEDVRNYGNLTGIKEIRSLWAQLINTPMENVIAADSSSLNIMFDLVSWATTFGTVDSPRPWGQEEVVKWLCPVPGYDRHFAITEHFGFQMIPVPMTPDGPCLETVAELLKDPQVKGMWTVPMFSNPSGVTFTEEVARALASMEAAAPDFRIIWDNAYALHTLTAEVPEVLPILDYAAQAGNPNRFWVMSSTSKITQAGAGVAFFASSTANLEWYGKHASVRGIGPNKVNQWAHVEFFKDPAGVRAVMDKHAKSLAPKFAAVLEILEERLGKYEIAQWTKPTGGYFISLDVMDGTATRVVELAKAAGIALTSAGSSFPLGHDPLDRNIRLAPSLPPLSEVRECMDGVATCVLLAALEKIQA comes from the coding sequence ATGTCTTTGCTGGAGCTAAGCTCAGAAGAAAGAGCCGAAATCACCACCGCGGTTCGGCAGGCTTATGAGGATCTAAAAGCTAAAAATCTGGCTTTGGATCTCACTCGCGGAAAGCCCTCAGCTGAACAGCTTGATATTTCAGAGGAATTATTAAGTCTGCCCGGCGCAGGAAATCACACCACTCCTAGCGGTGAAGATGTGCGCAATTATGGCAATCTCACCGGTATTAAAGAGATCCGTAGTCTGTGGGCACAGCTGATTAATACTCCGATGGAAAACGTCATCGCAGCTGATTCTTCCTCCCTAAATATTATGTTTGACCTGGTCAGCTGGGCTACCACTTTTGGCACGGTTGATTCACCGCGGCCGTGGGGGCAAGAAGAAGTAGTTAAATGGCTGTGTCCAGTACCAGGCTATGACCGCCATTTTGCGATCACTGAGCACTTTGGTTTCCAGATGATTCCGGTGCCTATGACCCCTGATGGTCCTTGCTTGGAAACTGTGGCTGAGCTGCTAAAAGATCCTCAAGTTAAGGGCATGTGGACAGTTCCGATGTTTAGTAATCCATCGGGAGTTACTTTCACTGAAGAAGTAGCGCGCGCCCTGGCCAGCATGGAGGCTGCAGCTCCTGATTTCCGCATTATTTGGGATAATGCCTATGCCCTACATACCTTGACCGCCGAGGTCCCAGAGGTACTGCCGATTCTTGATTATGCTGCGCAGGCCGGTAATCCGAACCGTTTCTGGGTGATGTCTTCTACTTCTAAGATCACCCAAGCTGGTGCCGGGGTGGCCTTCTTTGCTAGCTCGACTGCAAACTTGGAATGGTATGGCAAGCACGCTTCAGTTCGCGGCATTGGCCCCAATAAAGTCAACCAGTGGGCGCATGTTGAATTCTTCAAGGATCCTGCCGGGGTGCGTGCGGTAATGGATAAGCACGCAAAATCTTTAGCCCCCAAATTTGCGGCTGTGCTAGAGATCCTCGAAGAGCGCCTGGGCAAATATGAAATTGCGCAGTGGACTAAACCCACCGGTGGCTACTTTATTTCCCTAGATGTAATGGATGGCACGGCCACCCGCGTAGTGGAGCTAGCCAAGGCCGCTGGCATTGCGCTAACTAGCGCGGGCAGTTCTTTCCCACTGGGCCACGATCCACTGGATCGGAATATCCGCTTGGCGCCTTCTTTGCCACCACTTTCTGAGGTGCGCGAATGCATGGATGGCGTGGCCACTTGCGTGCTGCTGGCGGCCTTGGAGAAAATTCAGGCATAA
- a CDS encoding DNA polymerase III subunit gamma and tau — translation MSLYRKYRPASFAEVVGQEQVTVPLSHALDNGRINHAYLFSGPRGTGKTSSARILARSLNCVQGPTSTPCGVCPSCISLSPGGPGNLDVTELDAASHNGVEDMRDLRDRAYYAPGESRYRVFIIDEAHMISNAGANALLKVVEEPPEHLIFIFATTEPEKIIGTIRSRTHHYPFRLLSPQSMKYLLKRTAEAENMQVEDAVYPLVIRAGGGSPRDSLSILDQLLSGSGKDGLTYEEALPLLGVTDLSLLDSIIEALADLDKPALFSTINQIIEEGIEPRRFITDLLDRLRDLMVLQAVPDAISMELVDAPTDRAAILQAQAARFTGPRITRLAEEVNKRISDLRGATSPRLLLEILFAHLVQPASSPTVGGAGVGSTADGGISGGGGATGGATGSGLSAAVDAAMRAVRGNSETAPAAVPPVSAASQIPKPPQESRAAQIARELAAQKARQAEEKAPASAASPAAAAVPAAPAEATEAVAPAGPEVSVDKLLELARESWIRIKEEVGKVNRVAGIMLAEAKILGIRENTLVIGHSTGALAARLNADPNNADLRKIVSQYLGQDLAVECVVGTDPAKLGFSTAASDTAQKVWNPGAAEKAKTAAAAVPATPTPTPAPAPASTPEPAPTPASAPEKSVWGEPTPVGKQPVPPRKPPVATPPAPPAPTTPAPTPTASPAPTAPPVPAQISQRAPAPESVPLPPEPDLEEEEDPGYYGYEEEDAASAEDSGSPGVFDRRDAMTVAKDLIKEQLGATEI, via the coding sequence GTGTCGCTTTACCGTAAATATCGTCCAGCCTCCTTTGCGGAGGTCGTCGGCCAAGAACAGGTCACTGTCCCGTTATCGCATGCTTTAGATAATGGGCGCATCAATCACGCCTACCTATTTTCTGGGCCGCGCGGCACCGGTAAAACTTCCTCAGCGCGCATCCTGGCACGCTCCCTAAATTGTGTGCAAGGGCCGACCTCCACCCCGTGCGGGGTATGCCCTTCTTGTATTTCGCTTAGCCCCGGCGGGCCTGGGAACCTAGATGTCACCGAACTCGATGCCGCCAGCCATAACGGGGTCGAAGATATGCGTGACCTGCGCGATCGCGCCTACTATGCCCCTGGGGAATCGCGGTACCGGGTATTTATAATCGATGAAGCCCACATGATTTCCAATGCCGGGGCCAATGCACTGCTCAAGGTAGTAGAAGAGCCCCCAGAGCATCTGATCTTCATTTTTGCCACCACTGAGCCCGAAAAAATCATTGGCACCATCCGTTCCCGTACCCATCATTACCCCTTCCGACTGCTAAGCCCGCAGTCAATGAAATACCTGCTTAAGCGCACCGCAGAAGCTGAAAACATGCAGGTAGAAGATGCCGTTTATCCGCTCGTGATCCGCGCCGGGGGAGGTAGCCCCCGCGATAGCCTTTCCATATTGGATCAGTTGCTTTCAGGCTCCGGCAAAGACGGCCTCACCTATGAAGAAGCCCTCCCACTGCTAGGCGTAACCGACCTCTCCTTACTTGATTCCATAATTGAAGCCCTCGCTGACCTGGATAAACCCGCCCTATTTTCCACCATCAACCAGATCATCGAAGAAGGCATTGAACCGCGGCGCTTCATCACAGATCTCCTAGATCGCCTCCGTGATCTCATGGTGCTCCAAGCAGTTCCCGATGCCATCAGCATGGAATTAGTTGATGCCCCCACAGATCGCGCCGCCATCCTCCAGGCCCAAGCCGCCCGATTCACTGGCCCGCGCATCACCCGGCTAGCCGAAGAAGTAAATAAACGCATCTCTGACCTGCGCGGAGCCACCAGCCCACGCCTGCTCCTAGAAATCCTTTTTGCACATTTAGTGCAACCAGCCAGCAGCCCTACTGTTGGCGGTGCTGGAGTTGGTAGTACTGCAGATGGCGGTATAAGTGGTGGTGGCGGTGCTACTGGCGGTGCTACTGGCAGTGGCCTAAGCGCCGCAGTAGATGCCGCTATGCGCGCGGTTCGGGGTAATTCCGAGACCGCGCCTGCTGCGGTGCCTCCGGTTTCAGCGGCGTCGCAAATTCCCAAGCCACCACAAGAAAGCCGAGCAGCCCAGATTGCTCGCGAACTAGCCGCTCAAAAAGCCCGTCAAGCTGAGGAAAAGGCGCCCGCGTCAGCGGCCTCGCCCGCAGCTGCAGCAGTACCTGCAGCACCTGCAGAAGCTACGGAGGCCGTGGCACCTGCTGGCCCAGAGGTTTCTGTCGATAAGCTTTTGGAATTAGCACGGGAATCGTGGATTCGCATTAAAGAAGAAGTGGGCAAAGTTAATCGAGTGGCCGGGATTATGCTGGCAGAGGCCAAAATTCTGGGGATTCGGGAAAATACTTTGGTCATCGGGCACAGTACTGGGGCGCTTGCGGCGCGCTTGAATGCAGACCCAAATAATGCTGATTTGCGCAAAATAGTCTCCCAATATTTAGGCCAAGATCTAGCCGTGGAATGCGTAGTTGGCACAGATCCCGCGAAATTGGGTTTTAGCACCGCTGCTTCCGACACCGCCCAAAAAGTGTGGAATCCAGGTGCTGCAGAAAAAGCGAAAACAGCTGCAGCTGCGGTTCCGGCAACACCAACACCAACACCGGCGCCAGCACCCGCGTCGACACCTGAGCCAGCACCAACCCCCGCGTCGGCACCGGAAAAATCTGTATGGGGTGAACCAACCCCGGTGGGGAAGCAACCGGTTCCGCCAAGAAAGCCGCCGGTAGCGACACCTCCAGCACCTCCAGCACCTACTACTCCCGCGCCAACCCCAACCGCGTCGCCCGCACCAACCGCGCCGCCGGTACCTGCGCAAATATCGCAGCGCGCGCCGGCACCTGAGAGTGTTCCGTTGCCCCCAGAGCCAGATTTAGAGGAGGAGGAAGATCCCGGTTATTACGGTTATGAGGAAGAAGACGCTGCATCGGCGGAAGACTCAGGCAGCCCCGGGGTTTTTGATCGACGCGATGCTATGACTGTGGCTAAGGATTTAATTAAGGAACAACTCGGGGCTACCGAAATTTAA
- a CDS encoding YbaB/EbfC family nucleoid-associated protein — MSNSLPDMQQILAQAQDMQNQMEAAQQEILATEIVGQAGNGLVKITMTGGGQVKEVAIDPSVVDPEDIETLQDLIAGAFTDGHVRIGTLVEEKMGPLSQGLGGDIGSLFG, encoded by the coding sequence ATGAGCAATTCTCTTCCCGATATGCAGCAGATCCTGGCTCAGGCGCAGGATATGCAAAACCAGATGGAAGCCGCCCAGCAGGAGATTCTGGCCACAGAGATCGTAGGTCAAGCTGGTAACGGATTAGTGAAGATCACCATGACCGGTGGCGGCCAGGTTAAGGAAGTAGCAATTGATCCTTCTGTAGTTGATCCAGAAGATATTGAAACCTTGCAGGATCTCATCGCGGGGGCATTTACCGATGGCCATGTGCGCATTGGCACTCTGGTAGAAGAAAAAATGGGCCCGCTATCCCAGGGCCTTGGCGGCGATATCGGTTCGCTTTTCGGCTAA
- the recR gene encoding recombination mediator RecR, translating to MFEGPLQDLIDELSRLPGIGPKSAQRIAFHLLTVESEDINRLTTALLALRDGVTFCRICCNIAQTEVCRICADSGRDSNLICVVEEPKDIQVIERTGEYNGRYHVLGGALDPLANIGPRNLNISQLLQRIGGILPDRELADSTPENPLFEPAPEIREVILATDPNTEGEATAAYLVRLLRDFPELIISKLASGMPLGGDLEFVDELTLSRALSGRLTV from the coding sequence GTGTTCGAAGGACCGCTGCAAGATCTAATCGATGAGCTCTCTCGACTCCCTGGCATCGGGCCCAAGAGTGCGCAGCGGATTGCTTTCCACCTGCTCACAGTGGAATCAGAAGATATTAACCGGCTCACCACCGCACTTTTAGCGCTAAGAGACGGGGTAACTTTTTGTCGCATCTGCTGCAATATTGCCCAAACTGAGGTTTGTCGTATCTGTGCAGATTCCGGCCGAGATTCCAACCTGATCTGTGTCGTCGAAGAACCAAAAGATATTCAAGTAATTGAGCGCACTGGCGAATATAATGGCCGCTACCATGTTCTAGGCGGCGCTTTAGATCCACTAGCTAATATTGGGCCTAGAAATCTCAATATTTCCCAATTATTACAGCGCATTGGTGGGATATTGCCGGATCGGGAATTAGCAGATTCCACCCCCGAAAATCCGCTATTTGAACCCGCCCCAGAAATTCGGGAAGTAATTTTAGCCACCGACCCCAATACTGAAGGCGAAGCCACCGCTGCCTATTTAGTGCGGTTACTGCGCGATTTCCCCGAACTTATAATCTCAAAGCTTGCCTCCGGAATGCCTTTGGGCGGGGATCTAGAATTCGTAGATGAATTAACCCTATCCCGCGCCCTTTCCGGACGCCTCACAGTTTAA
- a CDS encoding type 1 glutamine amidotransferase, translated as MIRIGLVLPDVLGTYGDSGNALVLRQRARMRHMEAEIIPLHLGDPIPADLSVYTLGGGEDASQRIALEHLRNDGGLEAAANAGRPILAICAGLQILGNDFDGLPGLGLLDISTSPQEKRAIGELRSMPLRAAVPELTEPLTGFENHLGATSLGPKAAPLATVSQGVGNGIAAEQSAGGAGGAGAAGAAGGATGGAGAPEGVVQGSIIATYMHGPVLARNPQLADLLLARALGIPLAELPALDIPVVDRLRLERLA; from the coding sequence ATGATTCGCATCGGTTTAGTTCTCCCAGATGTCCTTGGCACCTATGGCGATAGTGGCAATGCTTTAGTTTTGCGACAGCGCGCCCGCATGCGCCATATGGAAGCCGAAATTATTCCCCTACACCTTGGCGACCCCATCCCTGCAGATCTCTCGGTCTATACTCTCGGCGGCGGCGAAGATGCCTCGCAACGCATCGCACTAGAGCATTTGCGTAACGACGGCGGCCTTGAAGCAGCCGCAAACGCTGGCCGTCCCATATTGGCTATCTGTGCCGGCTTGCAAATTTTAGGCAATGATTTCGATGGGCTGCCCGGTTTAGGTTTGCTAGATATTTCTACCTCTCCGCAGGAAAAACGCGCTATTGGAGAACTACGTTCCATGCCGTTGCGAGCAGCGGTACCAGAGCTAACTGAACCTTTGACTGGCTTTGAAAACCACCTCGGAGCTACCTCCCTTGGACCTAAAGCTGCACCTCTGGCCACTGTTTCCCAAGGTGTAGGCAACGGTATCGCAGCTGAGCAAAGTGCTGGCGGTGCTGGCGGTGCTGGTGCTGCGGGCGCGGCAGGTGGTGCCACAGGCGGTGCGGGTGCTCCTGAAGGGGTGGTCCAAGGCAGCATTATTGCCACCTATATGCACGGCCCGGTTTTAGCTCGAAATCCCCAATTAGCTGACTTATTATTAGCCCGTGCGCTAGGAATTCCATTAGCAGAATTACCAGCGCTAGATATTCCAGTAGTAGATAGGCTGCGCTTAGAACGGCTTGCTTAA
- a CDS encoding Mur ligase family protein has product MSLPSAVRRVRSAAAKAAARLATTASRATGRGAGGMIGGLVAQALDPTILTSLAGRPTVLVTGTNGKSTTTRMVVAALRTQFSVASNEGGDNMDAGIISALLADPKATHTVLEVDELHVPHVAAQLHPEALVLLNLSRDQLDRVGEINSIEKALRGAVNAHPEMLVIANCDDVLITSVAFDHPNTVWVSAGAGWTGDSVSCPRTGGHVVRNGQDWYAIKPLPDGREFRRPEPTWKVDETHLHTPAGALPLSLTLPGRANRGNAAQAIACAVTAYQVPVAAAIAAVEAVDTVAGRYSTVNFEGRQLHLLLAKNPAGWQEALTMIDRSADGVVIAVNGQVADGEDLSWLWDVTFEDFEDIAVQASGERGADLAVRLTYGEIAHELHINPLDAIRACPPGRVEVLANYTAFRDLTRALAKNSTPQEQ; this is encoded by the coding sequence ATGAGTCTTCCCTCTGCTGTGCGTCGTGTGCGCTCGGCGGCTGCCAAAGCTGCTGCGCGTCTTGCCACTACTGCTTCTCGCGCTACCGGACGTGGGGCTGGTGGCATGATTGGTGGTTTAGTAGCCCAAGCGCTTGATCCCACTATTTTGACTTCTCTTGCCGGCCGGCCAACGGTGCTGGTCACTGGCACAAATGGCAAGTCCACTACCACCCGGATGGTAGTTGCTGCGCTGCGTACTCAATTCAGCGTAGCTAGTAATGAAGGCGGCGATAATATGGACGCCGGCATTATTTCTGCATTGCTGGCTGACCCCAAAGCCACCCATACTGTGCTAGAAGTTGATGAATTACACGTACCCCATGTTGCAGCCCAACTCCACCCTGAAGCTTTGGTGCTGTTAAATCTTTCCCGCGACCAGTTGGACCGGGTGGGTGAAATTAACTCTATTGAAAAAGCGCTGCGTGGGGCGGTAAATGCCCACCCAGAAATGCTAGTTATTGCCAATTGTGATGATGTCCTAATTACTTCTGTGGCTTTTGATCATCCCAATACGGTGTGGGTTTCTGCCGGGGCTGGCTGGACTGGGGATTCCGTATCTTGCCCGCGCACCGGAGGCCATGTGGTGCGAAATGGGCAGGATTGGTATGCCATAAAACCTCTTCCCGATGGTCGAGAATTTCGTCGCCCAGAACCTACTTGGAAAGTAGATGAAACCCATCTACACACCCCTGCAGGTGCGTTGCCTTTATCCTTAACTTTGCCTGGCAGAGCTAATCGCGGCAATGCTGCCCAAGCTATTGCCTGCGCAGTTACGGCCTATCAGGTGCCTGTAGCTGCGGCAATAGCTGCAGTGGAGGCCGTCGATACGGTGGCTGGGCGCTATTCCACTGTGAATTTTGAAGGCCGCCAGTTACATCTTTTATTAGCTAAAAATCCGGCCGGCTGGCAAGAAGCCTTAACCATGATTGATCGCAGTGCAGATGGGGTGGTGATTGCGGTTAATGGCCAAGTAGCTGATGGGGAAGATTTATCTTGGCTGTGGGATGTAACCTTTGAAGATTTTGAAGATATAGCTGTGCAAGCCTCAGGGGAGCGCGGAGCTGATTTAGCAGTGCGCTTAACTTATGGCGAAATAGCCCATGAGCTGCATATTAACCCCCTTGATGCGATTAGGGCCTGCCCGCCTGGCCGGGTGGAAGTATTAGCTAATTACACCGCTTTTCGGGATCTCACCCGCGCCCTCGCAAAGAATTCCACCCCCCAGGAGCAATAA